CTTCTGAAATGGAGTCCAATGGTTATATAGAAAATGTActcggtacacacacacacacaagactaGTCCATTTGCACATATACTTAACACCACCTGAAAAAGCAAACTCACAAACCACTTGCCCTTTTAAGAAATGCACATAAAGCTATCTCTTTCGTCTTTATCagtgggctgcaactcccatgtacactcatgTACGGCTATTCAATTAGCGCAGTCATGCTCCGATATCGGTTGATGCATGCTcagtattttcatgtttctaaaATCTacggaactctgacatggatgacaggatCTTGTTCGTGTGTACTTGGGTCTCAtgttgtgtgtacacacgaaggggaataagacactagcaggtctgcacatcatACGTTGAGCTAGGAGGTCAGGACAAATCTTCTCTAACCACCAGGCCTGGCCGAGATTAGAACCCTGAACCTTCCACATGCAAAGTTGACCTTAACCACTGTGCTACTGTGTTGGTCATTGGTTgaactgtgttgtgtgttgcagtgCACGTGATCATCGCCACGCCTGGCCGCATCCTGGACCTGATGAACAAGAACCTGGTCAAGACCGACAGCTGCAACATCCTTGTGCTCGATGAGGTATCAGTTTTGTCTCCTGCTTCCATACACAACAaaatttctgttcttttttaaaaaagcaaaaattcaGAATTGACGGTTCCCCGAcccaccctatttttttttactgttctACATCTATGGgacagattttttgttcataacctctgtaaatttgtccctattttaagacttctcttcttttttagGTCTTAGAAGTAGGGTTCCCAGTGTAGTGAACTTTCATTGTGTGTTGCAGGCTGACAAGCTGCTGTCACAAGACTTCAAGGGCATGCTAGACAGCATCATCGCCCACCTGCCTCCCCAGCGACAGATTCTGCTCTACTCCGCTACCTTCCCTCTCACTGTGGAACAGTTCATGGTGAGCACCTAGCATGTTTCATTGTCTATTGTCTCTGAACACCAGCACCTAGCATGTTTCATTGTCTATTGTCTCTGAACACCTGCCCCTCCCCTCCCATAGCTGAAGGATTGTGAAACACTATCGGTGTTGTTTCCAGGCCCTGAAGACGATAAGTTGGCTGGAACTGGGTAAAATAGGCGTAGGTCTAAATTTCCTGACTAAAGAAAAGAGTTCTGTCAGAAGACCTCCTTCATATCAAAACAATATGATGGTTGTCCAGCCAGAACAATGAATTGGATCAAAAAAGAATGTGCCAGGGGCTGAGGCCTGAGAACAAAACTGCATTATTATTGTGCTACGGGGTTAGGGAGGATTTGGACAGCAGTTTTGGGTAGATTTCTGCCTGCTGTCCTTGAAAATAGGCTGTTTTTTTAGCACACCGAAGTTGCAACAggccttgtttgtttgttttagtgtTTTTAGTAAATGTCTGTAACCTCCCGATactgcatggcaattttccttgtttttataaggacagtaaaatTTTGAGTCGTGAGTCTTTGCAAGTCCAGAAATGTAGAAAAGTGATTGCTTGATACATGCATTGGTTTCGTAAAGTATGCTTGTTGTGTGTACAGAGGAAACACCTGAAGGACCCCTACGAGATCAACTTGATGGAAGAGCTGACCCTGAAGGGAGTCACACAGTACTACGCCTTTGTGCAGGAGAAACAAAAAGTCCACTGTCTCAACACACTCTTCTCCAAGCTACAGGTAACTAGCACAGGGCGAGAACTAGGGTATTCTGTCTTTCAAAGGGCGGAATCTTTTAGGTCTGAATGAACTATACGGTAATTGTTACACTCCATTCTCAGACTGATCATTTATATTGTCCTCAAAGCATTTACAGTGACCACATTAAAAAGGTAATTTCGCACATCCACATGTGGAATCTCAAGGAACCGAAAGCAAGACCGACAGCCAGTCGGACCTAGctgttgatttgttgtttttgagtcacttgagaaaaagtgactatgtaatcggtcagtgttagtctgtccggccggccgtccggccggccgtccgtagacaccaccttaacgttggacttttctcggaaactatcaaagcgatcgggctcatattttgtttagtcgtgacctccaatgacctctacactttaacgatggtttcgttgacctttgacctttttcaaggtcacaggtcagcgtcaaaggaaaaattagacattttatatctttgacaaacttttctcggaaactatcaaagcgatcgggctcatattttgtttagtcgtgacctccaatgacctctacactttaacgatggtttcgttgacctttgacctttttcaaggtcacaggtcagcgtcaaaggaaaaattagacattttatatctttgacaaagttcatcggatgtgattgaaactttgtaggattattctttacatcaaagtatttacatctgtagccttttacgaacgttatcagaaaaacaagggagataactagccttttctgttcggcaacacacaacttaacgttgggcttttctcggaaactataaaagtgaccgggctcaaattttatgtgaacgtgactcattgtgttgtgaatagcaatttcttcctgtccatctgatgcctcatataatattcagaactgcgaaagtgactcgatcgagcgtttgctcttcttgttgcaGATTGTTTCCACTGATAGAGCATTCTTCTACTTCATTTGACCAGCCTGCCATGATGAGTAGTACTCTGAGTGATGTGTAATGGTAGTTTTAAAGATTACTTGAGCATGACCACTGCAGCAGTTTTGAAGAACTCCTTTTGTCTTTCCACTTTAACAAGTTTTCCCTTCAAAATATTCTGTGAAAAAAAGCTTTCTTGAGAATGGATACGCTGATGTCTATGCTATTGTCACAACCTCCATGGTTTCCCCTTTCAGATCAACCAGTCCATCATTTTCTGCAACTCAACTCAGCGTGTGGAGCTGCTGGCCAAGAAGATCACGGAGCTGGGCTACTCCTGCTACTACATCCACGCcaagatgaaccagcagcatCGCAACCGTGTCTTTCACGACTTCCGCCAGGGGCTCTGCAGAAACCTTGTCTGCTCAGGTAAGATGCGGAATATAGGTGCTTCGCGGATATGGTGTGTATAGATGATTGCTCGTCCAGGGCGGTCTGTTTATTCATCTCTCAGCCGCTGGTGCTCATCCCGTTGCTTTCTTGTATGCTGCAAACAGGACATTTTTATGACGACAAATTAACGATTTACATCGATTTCAAATAAAAGCCCTGGGGCCTATCTTGAGATTTGTGCAAATCCGTTGAAACATGTTGTGGGTACACACGTATGAAGTgttgattaggccaaaaaaaaaaaaaggtctgtttacggtaacccgaccgaccctattttttcgcgcgaccctagacttttttggcatttggggggggggggggggaaatcttggggttttttgtgcaaaataacgtaaaaatatggggtttttgagagaaaaaaaaagaaaaaaaatcccgacctaccgaccctatttttttggcctatgttaccgtaaacagaccttttttttttttttgccttatctgTAGTTAAGGCTCACTTTTCACTGGACGGATGCTCATCCCATTTTAAAGCTTGGACAGGTCTGTGGTAGTTTGCATGATCATTGTTACAGTAATTTGTGCAGCCTGCATGATGATTGGTGCAGTAACTTCTGCAGCCAGGTTACTTCTTGGTAAGTGACGTTGTTGCTAATAAGCCTTTGTGTTTGTCACCAGATTTGTTCACAAGAGGTATTGACATTCAAGCGGTTAACGTGGTGATCAACTTTGACTTCCCCAAGCACGCCGAGACCTACCTGCACAGGATTGGTCGGTCCGGTCGCTATGGTCACCTGGGTGTGGCCATCAATCTCATCACGTATGACGACAGGTGAGGTTCACACAATAGATTGCTAGACCAGTGTTGTTCCTACTCTCCCAGGGTAACCGGTCAGTTGGACCTgcattaaccccttcactgccacagtataacagcattttggtattgctttgGCCAGGGCAAATTTTGCTTTCTTCGgaaggttcactaatctgttcactgctcaatcatttattgagatatctcttggatctttggcatgtggtttgcttacacccttggctattatcatataacatgatcattggactttgtttgtgattgttatagttaaaatcgatataatgaccatttttgagtcacttgagaaaaagtgactatgtaatcggtcagtgttagtctgtccggccggccggccgtccgtagacaccaccttaacgttggacttttctcggaaactatcaaagcgatcgggctcatattttgtttagtcgtgacctccaatgacctctacactttaacgatggtttcgttgacctttgacctttttcaaggtcacaggtcagcgtcaaaggaaaaattagacattttatatctttgacaaagttcatcggatgtgattgaaactttgtaggattattctttacatcaaagtatttacatctgtagccttttacgaacgttatcagaaaaacaagggagataactagccttttctgttcggcaacacacaacttaacgttgggcttttctcggaaactataaaagtgaccgggctcaaattttatgtgaacgtgactcattgtgttgtgaatagcaatttcttcctgtccatctgatgcctcatataatattcagaactgcgaaagtgacttgatcgagcgtttgctcttcttgttttcaaaaattacagtttccaaactttcacacacacacacacacactgcagcacgtaaaaccgcagaaaacacagctaaaactggtgtcaaacatcaggtactcacattacagccaataacagtattcttctgtgtggtaatccataaatcacttcttgtagagcttccagaacactgtataaTTTGAAAACGggtctacgagttgatgtccgactttcggccgccattttgaatcttatagatcggaaaaaaacttctaaaaatgtttttaccacgtggtactaacttatctgaacggtcaatgggaaagaactgtgtttaaacccctacaagaagttggacagtggttacctcccatttagttatgggcgtatgacaaaccaaacatgaccacGTATCTAGTACGTGCTGGGCACGTATCTAGTACGTGCTGgccagtgaaggggttaatatTATGTAtgggtccaaatgtcctggctacaAAGAAGGCAAGCAGCTTGTTGGACTACATTCATGAGGGGGGAAGGGAGCAAACTTATTTGATAACCCCAGTAGGTTTGAATTCCTgaaggacgggcgcagtggcgtggtggtaagacgtcgtcCTCCTAATCGAGAGGTCGtaagttcgaatcccggtcgctgccgcctggtgggttaagagtggagatttttccgatctcccaggtcaacttatgtgcagacctgctagtgacttaacccccttcatgtgtacacgcaagcacaagatcaagtgcgcacggaaaagaacctgtaaaccatgtcagagttcggtggattacagaaacacgaaaatacccagcatgcctcccccgaaatcggcgtatgctgcctgaatggcggggtaaaaacggtcatacacgtcaaaatccactcgtgcttaaaacataagtgaacgtgggagtcttaagcccatgaacgaagaagaagaagaattcctGAAGGTTTAAAGCCAGGAAACAGGAATTAATCTGCTTTTTGCAGATGGATTGAAACAGTAAGCTCAAGTTTGTAGACCTAATTGCATGATGCATTTGGTAGATagctgaagaaaaaaatcaaccaGAGACGAAAGAATAAGTGTTCAAAGTCAGCGAATCATACTCCATTAATGATGAAATACTATCCAGTTCTGCTTCAGAATATGCATGATCGACAATTTCTCCTATCTTCTGAAATGGAGTTTCATACACACAAGTAGAGGTTTGTGTTCTGAAATGGAGTTTCATACACACAAGTAGAGGTTTGTGTCTTTCGGGCGTGGCTGTCAATCTAAAGATGTATTGTGACGGGTAGGATTTGTACAATCGATGACGGATTAGTTTCTGGCTTTTGTGTTTCAACAAGGGGAGATAGTAGGGACATTTTTTTCAAAGTGAATGCATGTTTTCTTGATATGGTAACACGCTATGTTTACATTTTGGAAAGTACAAATTAGTAAAATGCTGTGCGTCTgctttttattgagtcacttgagaaaaagtgactctatgtaatcggtcagtgttagtctgtccggccggccggccggccgtccgtccggccggccgtccggccggccgtccgtagacaccaccttaacgttggacttttctcggaaactatcaaagcgatccggctcatattttgtttagtcgtgacctccaatgacctctacactttaacgatggtttcgttgacctttgacctttttcaaggtcacaggtcagcgtcaaaggaaaaattagacattttatatctttgacaaagttcatcagatgtgattgaaactttgtaggattattctttacatcaaagtatttacatctgtagccttttacgaacgttatcagaaaaacaagggagataactagccttttctgttcggcaacacacaacttaacgttgggcttttctcggaaactataaaagtgaccgggctcaaattttatgtgaacgtgactcccagtgacctctacactttgacgtctgctttggtgacctttgacctttttcaaggtcacaggtatgtcttgaattcttcaggtatgcattgtgttgtgaatagcaatttcttcctgtccatctgatgcctcatataatattcagaactgcgaaagtgactcgatcgagcgtttgctcttcttgttaaaaaaaaacctactaTTGTAAGCTTAACCAGCTTTGTTGGCTGATTCATTTTTTTCATGGGTGAAACTGGTCAAATAAGAAATTCCTTATTTTAaaaatcttcataaaattttttttgtgtttaaatcttttttttcgGGTGATCCTATCCGTATTTCCCctaacacagtgaccggacatcgcTTAGTCTTTGTTTCACTAAACTTCGCGAATTATCGGgctacagcttggcatttgttatcattgtttaatgtgcaaatttgtgtgtttgagataccaggagaggcctacttttacccttaaaagcctggtttttcgttttcttccggGGGGGCTTTCCCCCCCTGGGCCCCTAgcagggcgttgcccctgcaccccaccagggcctgggcggccactggaccccggcctcattttccttattttcaatTCTAATCAGTTTCACCcgtgtgttttttatttgtttgaattTAGGTCAAATGTCAGTCAATTGCAATGTATCAGCTTTTGTTTAGGTAGAAATAACTAGAATAAAATGATTTTAAGCTAAAGCAGCTTGTTGGTATAATTTTGTGATGCATTggttacatttaaaaaaaaaatccaatccAAGTATTCAAAACGAGTAGATACAGGAATTACCATTTAAAGTCAGCGAATCATACTCCATTAATGATGAAATACCATCCAGTTCTGCTTCAGAATATGCATGATCGATATTTTCTCCTATCTTCTGAAATGGAGTTTCATAGTTACGAAGGTGTACTCAAAACAAGGTGTACTCACAACAAGGTGTACTCACAACAAGGTGTACTCAAAACAAGGTGTACTCACAACAAGGTGTACTCACAACAAGGTGTACTCAAAACAGATAGGTGTGCTTAAATGCTTAAATACACACAAGCAAGGGAACTGTCAAATTCCACCTTTTGTCTATTGCAGTTTGAATTTTAAAAAGTGAAAATCAGTAAACTGCCATGCAATCTGCTTTTTGTAACTAAATACAACTATTATAAGCTTAACCAGCTTTGGGACCTTATTTGTTTTATTACCAGAAGTTTGAATGTAGAAGATGAAATGTCAGTAAATTGAATTGTATCTGGGTTTTTTAATAGGTGAAATAAAATGATGGTAAGCTAAAGCAGCTTGTTGGCTTATATTTGTGATGCATTCggtacatttaaaaaaatcaaatccaAATATTTGAAACAAGAGATCAAAGAATTACCATTTAGAGTCAGTAATTGCCTGAATCGTACTCCATTAATGATGAGATATCATCCAGTTCTGCTTCAGATTTTGCATGATCGACATTTTCTCCTATCTTCTGAAATTTTCAGGGTTACAATGTGTATTCAAAATAGATCGATGTTCATAAATGCACTTAAGTAAGGTTACTGCCTGAGCAGAAATTCCACCTTTTATCTATTGCAGTTTAAATTTTAAAAAGTAaaattcagtaaaaaaaaacacaaaaaaaacaaactattGTAAGCACAACCAGCTTTGGCACAtaattcttgttttatttttttatgaccAGCAGGTTTGAATTTAGAAGATTAAATGTCGGTTAACTGCATTGTTTCAGCTTTTGTTGTTCATAGTTACGAAGGTGTATTCAAACCGGATGGATGTGCATAGATGCACACAGGTAAAGTAACTGTCTAAGTAactaagaataaaaaaaacaagaaaggtatgttgttggaacgtttaattattgacaaaacaaaatgttacgttgacagatatatcgacccagcggtcagtgatcttttaagtgcacaaacactcatcacacaaaacttatcttgacaaATGTTCAGCCGCTTGCAGGGAAGACGCAAGGGAATGATTAATGACCAAATGAATGATGTTTTTGGATCTTTGTCTAAGTAACTGTCTAAGCAGCATTTCCACCTTTTGTCTCTTGCAGGTTTGCCTTGCACAAAATTGAACAAGAACTTGTGACGGAGATCAAGCCCATCCCCAAGACGATAGACAAATCTC
This region of Littorina saxatilis isolate snail1 linkage group LG8, US_GU_Lsax_2.0, whole genome shotgun sequence genomic DNA includes:
- the LOC138974152 gene encoding ATP-dependent RNA helicase me31b-like; amino-acid sequence: MASGQVEQNSVSHNGSQSAGKGADEQGWKTKLKLPPKDMRIRTSDVTNTKGNEFEDFCLKRPLLMGIFEKGWEKPSPIQEASIPIALTGRDVLARAKNGTGKTGAYAIPILERCDITKNEVQALIMVPTRELALQTSQICIETSKHIGCKCMVTTGGTNLKDDIMRLYDPVHVIIATPGRILDLMNKNLVKTDSCNILVLDEADKLLSQDFKGMLDSIIAHLPPQRQILLYSATFPLTVEQFMRKHLKDPYEINLMEELTLKGVTQYYAFVQEKQKVHCLNTLFSKLQINQSIIFCNSTQRVELLAKKITELGYSCYYIHAKMNQQHRNRVFHDFRQGLCRNLVCSDLFTRGIDIQAVNVVINFDFPKHAETYLHRIGRSGRYGHLGVAINLITYDDRFALHKIEQELVTEIKPIPKTIDKSLYVAEYQIQQDPEEDE